CCTTGTAATACCCGACCGCCTCCTTCACGGACCCCGCTCGCTCCTCCTCGTCCCGCGCCGGCAACTCCGTCAGGGCTCCAGCGAGGTTGTTCCGGGTGCCCGCCCATTCCACCGGGTAGCGGTCCCGCGTATAGACCCCGAGCGCCTCCTTGTAATACCCCACCGCCTCCTTCACGGACCCCGCCCGCTCCTCCGCGTCCCGCGCTGGCAGCTCCCGGAGCGCGTTGGCGAGGTTGTTCAGGGTCGAACCGTACAGGTCCCGGTACTGATACCGGTCCAGGCGGGCGAGGATCTCCCGAAGCGCCGACGTGCCCAGGCCGACCGCCCTTAGCTTCGCCTCGATGCTCCTGGCCGGCGCCTGAAGAAGGGCGACCGCTGCATCGCTCAACGCCTCCCACCTGGACTGGGAGGGGAGCTCATCGGCCTCTGAACTGAGCAAGTCCCTGACCAACTCGGCTAAGGGCTCCACGTCGGCCTCTGCCACCCTCAGCCGGGCCCGAGAGAGTCTGAATCCAGCGTCCCACCGATTCGCCTCCCTGATCGCGTCGCGAAGCTTCTGGTACTCCTGGGCCAGTGTCGAGCGGGGATGCTCGATATGTCTGGCATCCTCCTTGAGAAATAGAGGAGGAAAAATCGGAAAGAAGAAGTCTGGCCGCCGGCCGAGAACGTGTTCGACATGGATCAGCCGCTCTTCGAGGAGCGCCTCCTCCCCCTCAGGAAGCATCGCCGCGACCAGCCGGACCTCAAGGCGGTCCCCGTAGAGGGTCTCCTGGCCCACCTGGTCCAGGACCTGCTTGATGCCGTCAAGCCCCTGCTCTCCCAGGCCCAAGAAGAGCACCACGAGGTCGGGGAGGAGCCGGGTGCAGACCCCCCCGATGTCCGTGAGGCCCGTGCGCGAATCGATCACCACATAGTCAAATCGGAGCAATTCCCACGCCCGCCTCAAGTCTCTGAAGAGGGTCAGGCCCGGCGCCCCTTGCTTCTTGTCGAACGCCGCTCCAAAGAACTCCCTCATCCGGGAAAACGCCTTGGGGAAGGCCGGCGTCCCGACGGCCCCGGCCGGCATCACGGCGAGCCGGCCTTCAAATCCTTCGGGATGATAAAGGTAATTCTTCGGGTCCTGGGTCTGCTTCGCCTCCCAGGAGTCGGCAATCAGCTCCGCCACCCCGCCCCGCCGCTCGCCGCGCCTGGGAGCGAGCGCCGGGAGGTAGGTAAGGCCTGGCGCTTCGAGGTCGAAGTCCACCAGGAGCACCTGCAGCCCGGCATCGGCCAGCGAGACCGCTATATTGGCGGCTGCGAGGCTCCGGCCGACTCCGCCCTTGAATGAGTAAAACGTGACGACGTACATCCGGGGGCTACGCTGCCATCTGCTCCCGCGGCTCCAACAACCCTCTGTCCAGATTTGCCCAAGCAGATTGGATCCCAGGGTCGTCAGGCCGCGAGTAAACGCGGGCGAAGCGGGCAGGCACGGGGTGTGGCTGCGGGGGGGTTTGAAGGACCTCCCACGCTCGGGGATTCCGTTCGGGAAATCGCGTCTGCCCGTAGGTCTCCCGGAGCGCCTCGAATTCCTTCTTGTACCCGTCAAA
This region of Candidatus Rokuibacteriota bacterium genomic DNA includes:
- a CDS encoding AAA family ATPase, yielding MYVVTFYSFKGGVGRSLAAANIAVSLADAGLQVLLVDFDLEAPGLTYLPALAPRRGERRGGVAELIADSWEAKQTQDPKNYLYHPEGFEGRLAVMPAGAVGTPAFPKAFSRMREFFGAAFDKKQGAPGLTLFRDLRRAWELLRFDYVVIDSRTGLTDIGGVCTRLLPDLVVLFLGLGEQGLDGIKQVLDQVGQETLYGDRLEVRLVAAMLPEGEEALLEERLIHVEHVLGRRPDFFFPIFPPLFLKEDARHIEHPRSTLAQEYQKLRDAIREANRWDAGFRLSRARLRVAEADVEPLAELVRDLLSSEADELPSQSRWEALSDAAVALLQAPARSIEAKLRAVGLGTSALREILARLDRYQYRDLYGSTLNNLANALRELPARDAEERAGSVKEAVGYYKEALGVYTRDRYPVEWAGTRNNLAGALTELPARDEEERAGSVKEAVGYYK